A stretch of DNA from Rhodothermales bacterium:
ACTTCGTCATCACCGCCGATCAGGGCCGTCGCGCGGGCTCGACCGTCGCGCTCAAAGCGAACGTCGACGCCGCGCTCAAGAACGCGCCGGGCGTCCGCCACGTCCTCGTCATTCGCAACACCGGCGGCAACATCACGTGGAGCGAGAACCGCGACGTGTGGCTCCACGAGGCTCTCGAGGAAGTCGACGCCGACTGCCCGTGCGCCGAGATGGACGCCGAGGACCCGCTCTTCATCCTCTACACCTCCGGCTCGACCGGCACGCCGAAGGGCGTCGTCCACACGACGGCCGGCTACTGCGTCTGGACCTCGATCACGCACGAACTCGTGTTCGACCTGCACGAGGACGACGTGTTCTGGTGCACGGCCGACGTGGGCTGGATCACGGGCCACTCGTACATCGTCTTCGGCCCGCTCATCAACGGCGCCACGCAAGTCTTCTTCGAGGGCGTCCCAACGTATCCCGACGCCGGGCGCTTCTGGGAGGTCGTCGACAAGCACGGCGTGACGATTTTCTACACCGCGCCGACGGCGATCCGCGCGCTCATGGCGAAGGGCGACGCCTTCGTCACGCGCTCGGACCGTTCCAGCCTCCGCCTGCTCGGCACCGTCGGCGAGCCGATCAACCCCGAGGCGTGGCGGTGGTACTACGAGACTGTCGGCGACGAGCGCTGCCCCATCGTCGATACGTGGTGGCAGACGGAGACGGGCGGGATTATGATCTGCTCCCTCCCGGGCGCGCTCCCGCAGAAGCCCGGCGCGGCGGGCCGCCCGTTCTTCGGGGTCCAACCGCAGGTCGTGGATGGCGAGGGAGCCGTGCAGGAGGGCGCGACGCAGGGCATCCTCGTCCTCACCGGCAGCTGGCCGGGGCAGGCGCGGACGGTGTACAAGAACCACGGCCGCTTCGTCAATACCTACTTCACGGCCTACGACGGGAAGTACTTCACCGGCGACGGCTGCCGCCGCGACGCCGACGGGACGTACTGGATCACGGGCCGCGTGGACGACGTGATCAACGTGAGCGGGCACCGGATGGGCACGGCCGAGGTCGAGAGCGCGCTCGTGCTCCACCCTGCCGTCGCCGAGGCCGCCGTCGTCGGCGTGCCGCACGAGATCAAGGGCGAGAGCATCTACTGCTACGTCACGCTCGGCGCCGACTACGCCCCGAGCGAGGACCTCCGCGACGAGCTCCGCCAGCACGTCCGCCACGTCATCGGGCCGATCGCGACGCCGGAGTTCGTGCAGTTCGCCGTTGCGGGATTGCCGAAGACGCGCTCGGGCAAGATCATGCGCCGCATCCTCCGCAAGATCGCCGCGAACGAACACGACGCGCTCGGCGATACCTCGACGCTCGCCGACCCGGAGGTCGTGACGAAGCTGATCAAGGGCCGCCGCAACCGGCCGAACCGGGACGCGGAGGAATGGCTGGGGTAGCTCGGCCTACTCGGGCAGCAGCCGGCCGCTGAGGGCGAGCAACTCGACCTCGGCCTGCTTCGCCTCGAACACGGCAGCGACGAGACGGCTCTGCGCGTCGATGAGGGCACGTTGTACCTCGCGTAGCTCCAGCGACGTGCTCACGCCGAGCCGGAACCGTTCGAGCGCGACGGTCACGTTCTGCCGCGCCGCGTCGGCGTTCGCCTCTTCGAGCGCGACGAGGAGCAGGCTCCGCTCGTACACGGCGAAGGTGCTTTCCAGCGCTGTCAGGAGCGCCGTCCGCGTCTGATCCACGACGAGCGCCTGCTGCCGCTGCCGGAGCGCGGCGTTCCCGAGCCGCCGCCGCCGCTGGAACCCGTCGAAGAGATCGAACGTGGCGGTGAGCCCGTACGTGAAGCCGCCGGCCTGGCCGGGCGTGAGGCCGATGGGGTCGGTGACCTGGTCGAACACGTAGCCGGCGGTGAGGTCGACGCGGGGCCAGAACTCGCGGCGGACGGCCGTGCGGTCTAGCTCGGCCGCCTCTTCCGACGCGCGCGCGGCGCGGAGGTCGGGCGCGTCGAGCGCGTCGGCTTCGAGCATCCCGAGCGCGAGCGTCGTGTCGACGGCGACGGAATCGGTCACGCGGAAGGCGGCGTCGGTGCGGTCGATGAGTTGGTTGAGGAGGGCCTTCGACTGCGCGAGCGCGTTCTGCTGGCGGAGGAGGACGGCGCGGTCGGCATTGAGATCGACGAGCGCGCGGCGGACTTCGAGGTCGGATGCGGCGCCCACGTCGCGGCGGCGTGTGGCGATCTGCAAGCGCTCCTCGGAGAGCGCGACGGCTTCGCGCAGCACGAGGAGCTGGTCCTGCTGCCGGGCGATGTCGAAGTACGTCACGTACGCGTCGGCGAGCACGGCCTCGGCCGTGGCCTCGGCATCGAAGGCGCGCGCCTCGGCGAGGGATTGGAGCCGGCGGTAGCGGGCGACGCGGGCGAGCCCCTCGAAGACCGTCACGCGCGCGCCCGCCGCGAGGTCGAGCGAGTAGTCGCTGCTGCGGTCGATCTGCGTGGCGCCGCCGAACGAGGCGAGCCGCCGCTGCGTCGCCGTGAGGCTGACGGTCGGGAGGAAGTCGGCATTCCCGAGCGAGGCGTCGTTGTCGGCGATCTCGCGTTCCAACCGGGCGATCACGACGGTCGGGTTCTGGTCGAGGACGAGGGCCGTCACCTCGGCGAGCGTGAGGAGCGGGAGCATGTCGGCCGGCACGGCCGTGACGGCGAACGGCTCTGGCGGCAGGAACGGGCCGAGCGAGTCCGCCGGGACCTGCGCGAGGGCGGGTACGGCGAGGAGGAGAGCGAGAACGAACGGGATAACTGTCTCGAGTTTTGAGGTACAGCGAACCCCCTTTGCCCTTGTCATCCTGAGCGAAGTCGAAGGATCTCTAGGGAGACTGCCCGGAGAGATCCTTCGACTTCGCTCGCTGACGCTCCCTCCGCTCAGGATGACGAAGCATAGAGCACGACTCGGGTTGACTATGTTCACGCCGTCGCCGTCTGGGCGGAGGGGAGCGCGGCGTCGAGCGCCTCGCCGTCGCCGCCGTAGGCGTCCTCGATCACCGGGGCGAGCTCTCGCCGCGTGAGGTACGGGTAGACCGCCGGGATCACGTACAGCGTCAGCCCCGTCCCGACGAGGAGGCCGCCGATGATCGCGATCCCCATCGGCATCCGGCTCGACGCGCCCGCGCCGAGGGCGAGCGCGATCGGGAGGGTACCGAGGATGGTCGAGGCCGTCGTCATCAGGATCGGGCGGAAGCGGGCCGCCGCCGCATCCAGCGAGGCCTCGCGGATGGAGCGGCCGGCGGCGCGGCGCTGGTTGGCGAATTCGACGATCAGGATCGCGTTCTTCGTCACGAGCCCGACGAGCATCACGATCCCGATCTGGCTGAAGATGTTGAGCGACTGCCCGAAATACCACAGGAAGAGGAGCGCGCCGGCGAGGGCGAGAGGGACCGTGAGGAGGATCGTGAACGGGTCGCGGAAGCTCTCGAACTGCGCCGCGAGCACGAGGTAGATCATCAGCAGGGCGAGGAGGAACACGAAGAGCACGCTGCCCGAGCTCTCGCGGAAGTCGCGGCTCTCGCCCGCGAGCGTCGTCGAGAACGACTCCGGCAGCACCTCGGCGGCGACGGCGTCCATCGCATCGAGCCCGGCTTCGAGCGTCGTGCCCGGCGCGAGCGCGGCGCTGACCGTCGCCGAGACGAAGCGGTTGTAGCGGTAGAGCTGCGGCGGCGCGCTCTCCTCGCGCACCGACACGAGCCCGTCGAGCGGGACCGGCTCGCCCGTCGCGGCGCGGACGTAGAGGTTCGTGAGGTCGATCGTCTCGTTGCGGTCGCCGCGCTCGACCTGGGAGATGATCTGGTACTGCTGCCCGTTGCGGACGAAGAACCCGAGGCGCGACTCGGCAAGCGCGAGTTGGAGCGTCTGCGACACGTCGCGCACCGACACGCCGACCTTCTCCGCTCGGGCCCGGTCGATCTCGACGCGGAGTTCGGGCTTGGAGAACTTGAGGTTCACGTCGACGAACGCGAAGGCCTCGCTCTGCTGCGCCCGGTCCATGAACTCGGGCAGCGTCGCTTCGAGCGCGGCGAAGCTCGGGGCCTGCAAGACGTACTGCACCGGCAGCCCACCGCCGCGGCCGACCGAGATCGTCGGCTCTTGGGAGACGAACGTCCGCGCCCCCGTCAGCCCGCCG
This window harbors:
- the acs gene encoding acetate--CoA ligase translates to MADAPASYPPPADFQRRAHIGSAEAYEKQYRRSVEDNEGFWAEQAERIDWFAPFDSVKDVSFDADDVHVRWYVGGKTNACYNALDRHVEAGRGDRTAFIFEPDDPDDASRRISYAEARDAVARFANVLKAKGVTRGDRVTLYLPMIPEAAYAMLACARIGAVFSVVFAGFSPEALAGRINDAESDFVITADQGRRAGSTVALKANVDAALKNAPGVRHVLVIRNTGGNITWSENRDVWLHEALEEVDADCPCAEMDAEDPLFILYTSGSTGTPKGVVHTTAGYCVWTSITHELVFDLHEDDVFWCTADVGWITGHSYIVFGPLINGATQVFFEGVPTYPDAGRFWEVVDKHGVTIFYTAPTAIRALMAKGDAFVTRSDRSSLRLLGTVGEPINPEAWRWYYETVGDERCPIVDTWWQTETGGIMICSLPGALPQKPGAAGRPFFGVQPQVVDGEGAVQEGATQGILVLTGSWPGQARTVYKNHGRFVNTYFTAYDGKYFTGDGCRRDADGTYWITGRVDDVINVSGHRMGTAEVESALVLHPAVAEAAVVGVPHEIKGESIYCYVTLGADYAPSEDLRDELRQHVRHVIGPIATPEFVQFAVAGLPKTRSGKIMRRILRKIAANEHDALGDTSTLADPEVVTKLIKGRRNRPNRDAEEWLG
- a CDS encoding TolC family protein, with product MTRAKGVRCTSKLETVIPFVLALLLAVPALAQVPADSLGPFLPPEPFAVTAVPADMLPLLTLAEVTALVLDQNPTVVIARLEREIADNDASLGNADFLPTVSLTATQRRLASFGGATQIDRSSDYSLDLAAGARVTVFEGLARVARYRRLQSLAEARAFDAEATAEAVLADAYVTYFDIARQQDQLLVLREAVALSEERLQIATRRRDVGAASDLEVRRALVDLNADRAVLLRQQNALAQSKALLNQLIDRTDAAFRVTDSVAVDTTLALGMLEADALDAPDLRAARASEEAAELDRTAVRREFWPRVDLTAGYVFDQVTDPIGLTPGQAGGFTYGLTATFDLFDGFQRRRRLGNAALRQRQQALVVDQTRTALLTALESTFAVYERSLLLVALEEANADAARQNVTVALERFRLGVSTSLELREVQRALIDAQSRLVAAVFEAKQAEVELLALSGRLLPE